AACATGCCAAATAGTATTTGTAACAACAATGTTGTCTAAGGCACGCCCCTGACACAATATTAAGTGATTACACCAGCAGTGTGTGGCAGGGTAAAGTATTTTCCAATGTACTCACGACAAGGGGCCTGTACCTCAATTTGGTTGAGCATAATTGGgggattaaataaaaaatttcAAGAGTCCAATTTAGTGTTGGGCTACATCACAGTTTGATTCTTATTATAGCAGTTAGAGGTCatcttcaaaaataaaattggcCTCTATGAAACAGAAAGCACTTGTTACCTCATCAACCTAAATCACACATGGCTAGCCCTCAAGTGATTGAACTAAATTGTTGCGTTCAAATGTTTGCTTCAAGGGTCTGAATTTTGGGAGCTACGGTAATGTACAATCATCAAAGCCAGTGACAAGTGGAGAGACGGCGAGTGCTTAGGTGAATGTGCAAATATACTCTTCTTCTCTTTGATAGTTCTTGTATTAAAAGTCTATGTTAATGAAAGAGATGCTAGGAAACGCACATGATTTGACGAGCGGAGCCATTTTCAGGACAGGCCTTGGCCTCAGTAGTAGTGGTGGGTTTGGGGGGCCAGTCTGGGTCCACGCTGAGCTCCTGCGCCAGGTGCATATAGCGAGCTTTGTGGTTCACCTTGCTTGGGCAGGACAGACACTTTTCTGCCATCAGCTCAATGCCGTTCTGAAATGTCCAGAATCCCACACAAATAAGTCATTTTAGACATTAGAATAAAATTGTTAGACTTGACTAATGTAACGTAATGTGGTGTTTTTCCAAAAAATGCCAATCAGAGGAGACAAAGGAATACTCATTCGCATGCAACATGAAACTCTAAGAAATGTGCTATTCTTTATACAAATATTGCCCAAAACGGAAATGTACCTTTTAAAATAAACCTTTTATATTCAGGTGCATATAGCAACTTCATTTGTTTCAGCACTTCAGTTAAGAAAAGGGGAAATCAGATTGATGAAGAAAGAGTAGAACTATTGTTTGCTCCAAATTTGCAATCTAAATAAACTAGAATATTTAAAATAGCATATTGATCTAAAGTTAGGAtggtttttccccccaaaactgTACACATCTTTAGTTTTCCTTTCACCCTTTGCATTGTACTGAAAGAAAATGAACTTTGATATGAGATCCCACTTTATTGAGATGCACCATTAGCCAATTGGTGACATCTGTGGGTTGCAAAGGAACAATAATAGAACGTTTTTCCATCTTTCATATTTTGAAGACCTTCAAAAGTCATCAACCACAACTGTGCTGCAGTTGTAGTAACATGATTTGTTCAAtcgtatttttttgttaaaggaaGCAACATGGATACAAATTGGAGATTGTTTAGCTTTtcttaaattcaaataaatacatttgaaacgCTTTAGGCAATACGAGTCGTACCGTTTCACTACAACAGTTCTGCATGCAGTTCCCAATGGTTAAACATGACATTATGTTAAAGAAACTGACTGCGAAACCTTTTTGTCCAACACAACCcataaaacttaaaaaataaataaaagaaaaagtggaTGTATGgaataacaaataaaacaaactatTTTCACAGCAGATCTTTAAATTAAGCCAAGAAGTCGATACACTGTGTACCTAGAGATTTCACTTAAGACAATGATcagcttttcttaaaaacatttcACGGAAGGTGAAGAGATTGGTTATTAACTGGTGGAGATAAACAGATGAGCACTCGTAACAAGGAGTAGGAGTGAGGAGGCAAAAGGCAGCCAGTAGAGCTTTTGGGACAGCAAGTTGCAAAAGGAGAGCCATTGGGGTATGCAATCATAAGTTCCGAAGGAAAAAGCTTTGGCCGCTTAAACAACTAAGTTGTTACTATTGCTCATGATgtggcaaaataaaaaagggggagggaACACCACACAAACGGAAAATGAAAGGGCTAGGAGGAAGGAAGAGAGGTCATTTATTCCCAACCTGTGGTGGTGGGGCAGCAGGCGTGATGCCCTGCTTGTCTCTCCCGAACACAAACTTCCATAAGATGAAGTCAGTGATGAAGGTCTGTGGCGCAGTGGGTAGGggacagaatttaaaaaaaataaaaaaacaaacaaacaaaaaagcctatttttatttcatgttttgaAATTTTACTTTCAGGGACTCATTAtagtttggatttttattttttatttttttaacatctacTATCAAGTCATAATTTGGAAAAGAGCACAAGAAGAAAATGCATGGGTGTgttatttcacaaaaaaatgacaattaccaCAACTCTTAACAAAAGATCAAATGATTATGtctgattttagttcaaattTGGTGCAGCTAGCAAAACAGCACCTTCTCAGGTGTGTGCTAAGCATGGCGTGGATGCAAAAGCAGCAGTGTTAAAAAGCTCAGTTAGGACTGCTCCACTCGGTGAAGCGAGAATACGTCGACTAGCCACTGTCATGCACTTGAACATCGAGaacaaatatttctatataagAAAATCTTTCTGATACAGTAGTAGGAGCCTAAAAAGAAAGtgtcattttatcatttttaagtaATTCTGCTTTTAAGGGAGCTAGACAAAGATGAAGACGCtgcatgaaaaacaaaaactaaaaaagaaaaaaaatcccaacaacAACAGCCACTTTTTACCATAAATTTCTTACCTCGACCACAACACAGACAGCAGCATTGACCACAATTATAAGCAGCAGTTTCAATCTCCAATCAAGTGGAATACAAACAATCTGTagagaagaataaaaaaaaatgttcaaagaagAAAGTCATTTTTCAGGGTCATCTGATATTTTTTATGCTTTCACCTGTAGAAATTCATCAATGGCTTCAGCAGGGTAGAACATGTTGGTCAAGAGGAAAATGTACAAAATTACAGTAGTTGCGACAAAAGGCCCTAAGagaggcaaaacaaaaaaatgcattatgacAATGTCAACATTTGTTGTTTGGTATATTGGGGAAGACATGATCGTACAATTTTTGTAACTTGGTTGCCGAAAAGGTTTGCCCTTTGAGAAGACAACGGCAACAATAAGGTATTGGAAGCAGGACACATAGAAAAGGCTGGTGTTTTGATAGTTTTGGATGTTGTGGTCATCCACTTTAGTGTCATTGAGGacagaaatatttttctgtGATGACACATTGCAGGCactgaaaaagaaagagaaaatatgaaaaaagtatTTAGATAATGATTAATAAGTAATTAGTAATGAttttccatctatccatccatccatccaataTAGACAGAGTCTTTAAACCCTAAGTCCACTTTGTGCATGGATTTTGGTCCTGGTTCATGACCTTGAGCCTATTTGTGACCGCAAAATGTATTAAACTGCTCCAATAATGAGATCAAAATTCACTTTGAGCTTAACAAAACCTTATCAAAACAATGTaacatacaataaataaattaaaatgttaaaacataaagaacaaatgacaaataaagTACATTGATGTACCAATGCACCTAAATTAGAATCAGGTCACCCTCCTGCATGAAAATGAATTGTTCATTGGAGCatcttataaaaaataaaaaaaaatccagtgtgctttagaAATCGGACAAAtacaatatttagtttttatagcagatttaaaaagtgttttaatgTTCAGATTTCTACAAATTCTAATTGATAAGGGATGTCATGTTCTCACTCTGAAAGAGGTGTCCAGACAGTGTACCAGGGCTGGTATTGAACCCAAATAAACGCAAGAATCTGGAAACCAAAGCAAATGAGGATCTGTGTTAACACAGAGAAGAGCAGAGGTGCTGAAATCAGGCCTGATGGAGGAGGTTGTGAAACTAGCTCTTTCCATGCTGGGTTCAGACTCACTAAAAAGGGAGAAATCAATCATCAATAAGTACTATTGCTTCTTTTCTTCAGATCCgtaaaaaatccccaaaacttACTAGTGAAGACAACGACAAGGATGATGGCTATGTCGATAAAGAGGAACTGGAAATCCCCAAGGTTACTCATAATCTAAGAGGAAAGAGACCATTTCATTTGTATGAAGCAGCTCACGGATTCTTCCATAGGTGGAACTGCATTACATACAGAGTAGAGGAGAGTGACACTTATGTACTGGATGATACTGTAGAGGGCCATGAACTTGAACACACAGAAAGATGTGACGAGAGCAGCACGACCctctctgggggaaaaaaacaaaacaaacagatcTTATTTCACCATCCGGGACAAAATAGAGAaacaagcaaatcaaagtataaAAATGAAGTTGAAACAAACCGAATGAGACTTGGGACACAAGATATATTCGGTGTTCTGGAAGTGAATGGAGAAGCTACAGAAGCCTCAAGCTCCGACAACGAGATGCCACTATGAGCCCTTTTTAAAGCCTTGAGGGGTAGCAGAAGGGGAAAATGTCACTTTATGAAAACGTATATTATTGTCACTGTTGTATTTGCTGATAATAAAGTCAGGGACATACCCCACAATCATTTGCTCCATCCCCACACATCCCCACATAGTAGCTGCGAGAAAATCACATTGGAATAATGACAGGGTTTTCGAAATGTCTTATTTTACATTGCATGacggcttttctttttttgaacgTGCACTCACTCTACATCCTGTAGTGCCTCAATGAGCTGGGTTTTCTGATCTGGAGCCATTCTAGCAAACACAGTCCCATGCAGCACCAACTACcatataaacaaaacaaatataagCAGTgcattgtctttaaaaaaatgtctttctggTTAGGCTTCATACCTTTGGAAGCATGTCTGGGAAATGCTCCAAGATGACCGCAAATGACTTTCCGTTCATGGCAAAATGGTACCGCTCTTGCTCTTTGGGCTTCTCTTCATGACAGATGTTCGCAAGGCTAATGTTTACATCCTTAAAAAAGTAGTAATAGAATGGGGAATACATAGCGTTATtggatgataataataacaaattaatgatTAGCATTTTAAGATCCTTAAGCTCTGATATTTGTAAAGAAAAACAGAGGCTGGCATTCACTGGGCCCTTATTGGAGTTCACCCAGCCAGTCTGAGTCAGACAGAGACCAGGGCTTTCCCATTAAAGTTACTGCCCCCACGACCCGACCAGATAAGtggtagaaaatggatggaactTAATggtgaataaaaacatattcgTGTCTGAAAAGGCAGGTCattattgtgtgtgttttttgcaaATGCTTCACCTCAAGATCTGATACCACATTTTGCTTGTCGGCACACCTCCAAGTAATTCTGGCAGTTTGTCCATCATGTGGTGGGAAGGCATCTGAAATTATGACTGTGTCCTGTGGAAGGATCATTCCACAATCCCGAGCCACAGAGATGGCTGTCAGCATGTTATCGCCTAAAAAATGCAAAgagcaaagattttttttccaaaaaattcCAGGTTAAAATTGCATCACTACAGCATGCTTTGGTTCCAACAGTTCCATGTTTCATTGAAAAACGTCAAAATTATTAATGATCTTGCACCATacagaataaaaaaagcaataaatactACATAATGCACTGTTATTATTGAAACAGATAAGTCAAGTCACATTTTGGGCTTGTGTCACGCTCATTTCTTTACAGCCTGTTCCACTCATAATACATTTCCTTTCCACAGTTTCTTGTCTAAAATGTTGCGGTCCTTATTCCAGAGGATAATGAAATGTGTAAAGTTTATTCTTACCCGTAACCATGACAGTACGGATGTTAGCTTCGTGGAGATCTTGGAGAACTGCCggtgtttcttttttcaatttattctgCATGATTATTAAACCCAGAAGCTCCATGTTGATCTCGATGTTATCTCTAGTTCATGAAAgatatttccaatttaaataagTCCCAAAAAGTGTTGTTTGAATTGAACAAAGGGAATAAAAAAGAAGATCCTTTGAATATTTTATTAACCCAAGTTAAAAGGCACTATACCTGCTTACATTCTGGACCTTGTGCCAGGTGAGTTTGGATTCAAGACGACGGTGGGCCAGAGCAATGACTCTGAAACCTTGCTTGGTGTAGCCCTCCAACACATCCGCAAAATTATCTGGCActaaaaatacattgatttaCAGTGATGCAGAGCATTGCAGTTTCAATTTGTCCGAAAATATAAAAAGGAGGCTGTTAAGTAAATCATGACAATCACAGAAAACAGCATACAGAAAACGGCATACAGTAAATGGCATACAGTAAACGGCATACAGTAAACTTGCGtccaaaataattaactggGTAACTGATCACTGACAAAAGCAAACCAATACCTCTCACCTGTCTCCACCTTGCAGTAGCGTGCTACCACCTCTGGTGCTCCCTTCATGTAGGCATCCATACGTTTCTCCCCTAGCAGACGAGCAACCACACTCATCCTCTGGAGTGCAGAGGAGAATGGAAACTGCCTCACTATACCTATCTCATACTGTGACTACACAAAGAACAAAACATACAGTCAGTCTTAAAATTGTCTAGGACATAGCAAAGTGCTTTTACAGAGATCAGCAATTACATGTTCAGGACTGATCAAGTttaagaattttatttttactaattATGTAAACTCTCTGAATCTCCTGAATTCTTATAATCTAAGAAAGGATGAATTCAAAGTAAATTAAATGTGATAATTCGACAGTATTAGATTCAAATTTACTGGAAATAttgtataaaatgtaaaaaacaaaaaacaaaagggaaTTTGAGTTTTTTATAATTTTCTTTCGAAAGAAAATAGGATTTTACTTACAGGCAGGTCATAAAGTTCCTAGAAGGTGAAAAAGAGGGGAACAATTGTTAGGGAAAAACAATAAGCAATCTGTTTGCTGAAAATGTGGGTCATACTGGGTGAGTAAAATAGTGATTTGGTTCTGGTTTTCACTCAATATTTTGTGGGTTGGTGCGCATTTTTCTAGGAAAATCATTCCAAATGAGAGAGTTGCCTGAATTAATTACCATGTCCTGCTCTGGGGATATGGgttgcgggggcagcagctgcTTTGTGGGTCTAACAACAGTCGGCATGATGTGCTTGTGCAAAGCAGTTTCTTCTTCAGTGGCTTCCTCAAGGATCTgatattcaaaataataatgaaaacaattttaatatgTTACTACCTCTTTGAAGAAGCATCATGTACAGATAAACAAAACTGAAGAACATAAGATACTTTCAAAGTTTGTGTTATGGTAGTTAGCGTAGGTATGTGTAACATAACAAATTATAACTGAGGTCCTTCATTGTAAAACTTTCAATTGGGATCAAGTTTATCATGTGAATAGGCAATATTAATTCCACTGAGATGAACTTATTCCTAATgagaaaaataagacattttactGTATTCTGTGGGTAGGCAAAGAACTTACCCAGCCTGTAGCCTCAAACATTTTGAGGTCCAGTGGGTCTCCAGATAACTGGCCCTCAATTTTGGTAAGAGAATGGCAGGTGGCCATGCAAGCAACAAACTGCGACTTAACGAGACTTCCCTTGGAGGCTTTTTCATCAGTTTGCTGGAAACTAAAACGGTCGACAACAGGAAGGATAACTTGTCACAGGCAATCCATTGAGTCTATGTTTGTAAAGCGCAAACACTCACAGTTTAACaatatctggaaaaaaacaa
Above is a genomic segment from Stigmatopora argus isolate UIUO_Sarg chromosome 8, RoL_Sarg_1.0, whole genome shotgun sequence containing:
- the atp13a3 gene encoding polyamine-transporting ATPase 13A3 isoform X2, giving the protein MEKEYMKILNKGEDEELEMQGYRLCRWRLALVGLGVLCSGGFLLLLLYWMPEWCIKATCIPTTACDAEVVLLRSTDEFRRWFLAKVRVILAPGSNPFDNLETQTTSPPSPYAHSSSFSSTSMANGDAHNPSDGVPGRELIRRYVDYQPTKIRYFTLHSTKYYWNDRVQNFEVLTGLDDLHVTAATLHSVHSKGLTRNQQEYRRLFFGMNEIEVKVPSVFKLLIKEVLNPFYIFQLFSIILWSADEYYYYAAAILIMSFISIATSLYTIKKQYVMLHDMVAAHSIVRVSVCRANNDIEEVMSTDLVPGDVIVIPSNGTIMPCDAVLVSGTCIVNESMLTGESVPVTKTNLPNQLLGESGDEPNIAYSIDEHKRHTLFCGTNVIQTRFYTGELVKAVVVRTGFSTAKGQLVRSILYPKPTDFKLYHDAYIFLLCLVGVAGIGFIYSIVLSIMNKVSAKTIIIESLDIITITVPPALPAAMTAGIVYAQRRLKNIGIFCISPQRINICGQINLVCFDKTGTLTEDGLDLWGVQRIEHGSFQQTDEKASKGSLVKSQFVACMATCHSLTKIEGQLSGDPLDLKMFEATGWILEEATEEETALHKHIMPTVVRPTKQLLPPQPISPEQDMELYDLPSQYEIGIVRQFPFSSALQRMSVVARLLGEKRMDAYMKGAPEVVARYCKVETVPDNFADVLEGYTKQGFRVIALAHRRLESKLTWHKVQNVSRDNIEINMELLGLIIMQNKLKKETPAVLQDLHEANIRTVMVTGDNMLTAISVARDCGMILPQDTVIISDAFPPHDGQTARITWRCADKQNVVSDLEDVNISLANICHEEKPKEQERYHFAMNGKSFAVILEHFPDMLPKLVLHGTVFARMAPDQKTQLIEALQDVDYYVGMCGDGANDCGALKRAHSGISLSELEASVASPFTSRTPNISCVPSLIREGRAALVTSFCVFKFMALYSIIQYISVTLLYSIMSNLGDFQFLFIDIAIILVVVFTMSLNPAWKELVSQPPPSGLISAPLLFSVLTQILICFGFQILAFIWVQYQPWYTVWTPLSDACNVSSQKNISVLNDTKVDDHNIQNYQNTSLFYVSCFQYLIVAVVFSKGKPFRQPSYKNWPFVATTVILYIFLLTNMFYPAEAIDEFLQIVCIPLDWRLKLLLIIVVNAAVCVVVENGIELMAEKCLSCPSKVNHKARYMHLAQELSVDPDWPPKPTTTTEAKACPENGSARQIMCVS
- the atp13a3 gene encoding polyamine-transporting ATPase 13A3 isoform X1; this translates as MEKEYMKILNKGEDEELEMQGYRLCRWRLALVGLGVLCSGGFLLLLLYWMPEWCIKATCIPTTACDAEVVLLRSTDEFRRWFLAKVRVILAPGSNPFDNLETQTTSPPSPYAHSSSFSSTSMANGDAHNPSDGVPGRELIRRYVDYQPTKIRYFTLHSTKYYWNDRVQNFEVLTGLDDLHVTAATLHSVHSKGLTRNQQEYRRLFFGMNEIEVKVPSVFKLLIKEVLNPFYIFQLFSIILWSADEYYYYAAAILIMSFISIATSLYTIKKQYVMLHDMVAAHSIVRVSVCRANNDIEEVMSTDLVPGDVIVIPSNGTIMPCDAVLVSGTCIVNESMLTGESVPVTKTNLPNQLLGESGDEPNIAYSIDEHKRHTLFCGTNVIQTRFYTGELVKAVVVRTGFSTAKGQLVRSILYPKPTDFKLYHDAYIFLLCLVGVAGIGFIYSIVLSIMNKVSAKTIIIESLDIITITVPPALPAAMTAGIVYAQRRLKNIGIFCISPQRINICGQINLVCFDKTGTLTEDGLDLWGVQRIEHGSFQQTDEKASKGSLVKSQFVACMATCHSLTKIEGQLSGDPLDLKMFEATGWILEEATEEETALHKHIMPTVVRPTKQLLPPQPISPEQDMELYDLPSQYEIGIVRQFPFSSALQRMSVVARLLGEKRMDAYMKGAPEVVARYCKVETVPDNFADVLEGYTKQGFRVIALAHRRLESKLTWHKVQNVSRDNIEINMELLGLIIMQNKLKKETPAVLQDLHEANIRTVMVTGDNMLTAISVARDCGMILPQDTVIISDAFPPHDGQTARITWRCADKQNVVSDLEDVNISLANICHEEKPKEQERYHFAMNGKSFAVILEHFPDMLPKLVLHGTVFARMAPDQKTQLIEALQDVDYYVGMCGDGANDCGALKRAHSGISLSELEASVASPFTSRTPNISCVPSLIREGRAALVTSFCVFKFMALYSIIQYISVTLLYSIMSNLGDFQFLFIDIAIILVVVFTMSLNPAWKELVSQPPPSGLISAPLLFSVLTQILICFGFQILAFIWVQYQPWYTVWTPLSDACNVSSQKNISVLNDTKVDDHNIQNYQNTSLFYVSCFQYLIVAVVFSKGKPFRQPSYKNWPFVATTVILYIFLLTNMFYPAEAIDEFLQIVCIPLDWRLKLLLIIVVNAAVCVVVETFITDFILWKFVFGRDKQGITPAAPPPQNGIELMAEKCLSCPSKVNHKARYMHLAQELSVDPDWPPKPTTTTEAKACPENGSARQIMCVS